One part of the Tunicatimonas pelagia genome encodes these proteins:
- a CDS encoding class I SAM-dependent methyltransferase, giving the protein MSYRWNTNLYQQKHAFVYQFGADLIKWLNPQAGEDILDLGCGTGELTEQIAQSGAKVIGIDQSEEMIQQAQRQHPERLFQVQNATQLSNLPQFDAIFSNATLHWILDARTVLKQIYQHLKPDGGRLVAELGGRGNIAQIITALNQQRVQLGYSAISSDKQWFFPSVGEYSSLLESEGFEVRQTAYFHRDTSLAEDGIKHWTKMFAGRWLADVDIEHQDNLLEATQESLRSALWRADYKRLRVLAVKV; this is encoded by the coding sequence ATGTCCTACCGTTGGAACACCAACCTGTATCAGCAAAAGCACGCATTTGTCTATCAATTTGGGGCTGACCTTATTAAATGGCTAAATCCGCAAGCGGGCGAAGATATTCTTGATTTAGGCTGTGGTACGGGAGAATTGACTGAGCAAATTGCTCAATCAGGAGCTAAAGTAATTGGTATCGATCAGTCGGAAGAAATGATCCAGCAGGCACAACGGCAGCATCCAGAGCGTTTATTTCAGGTACAAAACGCCACTCAACTCAGTAATCTGCCTCAGTTCGACGCTATTTTTTCCAACGCCACATTGCACTGGATACTTGATGCTCGAACCGTGCTAAAGCAAATTTACCAGCATCTAAAACCAGATGGCGGACGATTGGTAGCAGAATTGGGTGGAAGGGGAAATATCGCGCAGATCATTACGGCTTTAAATCAGCAGCGAGTGCAGTTGGGTTATTCAGCCATTAGTAGCGATAAGCAGTGGTTTTTTCCGTCAGTAGGGGAGTACAGTAGCTTACTGGAGTCAGAAGGATTTGAAGTAAGACAAACTGCTTATTTTCACCGAGATACCTCTCTCGCCGAAGATGGGATTAAGCATTGGACAAAAATGTTTGCCGGGCGATGGTTGGCTGATGTAGATATTGAGCATCAAGATAACTTGTTAGAAGCAACCCAAGAGTCGCTTCGCTCAGCACTGTGGCGCGCCGATTACAAACGCTTAAGAGTTTTAGCAGTAAAGGTTTGA
- the leuC gene encoding 3-isopropylmalate dehydratase large subunit encodes MLGKTLFDKIWDAHVVSSIENGPDVLYIDRHFIHEVTSPQAFNGLAQRGIGVARPKQTIATADHNVPTKDQHLPIQEALSRTQVNKLTENCEKFGVELYGLGHPFQGIVHVIGPELGITLPGMTIVCGDSHTSTHGAFGSVAFGIGTSEVEQVLATQCILQTKPKKMKIEVNGELGEGVSSKDIVLYIIAQITASGGTGYFVEFAGSAIRSLSMEARMTICNMSIEMGARGGMIAPDETTFDYIRGREFAPKGEEFDRMVDYWRTLPSDPDAEYDEVLTFDATDITPFITYGTNPGMGIKITDSVPAMEDIPEAEQNSFAKSLDYMALEPGQSLLGKKVNYVFIGSCTNSRIEDLRKVADLVKGQQKAAHVNAMIIPGSKQVEQQARQEGLDKIFEEAGFELRQPGCSACLGMNEDKVPKGEYCVSTSNRNFEGRQGPGARTFLASPLTAAATAINGYITDVRELLTESELV; translated from the coding sequence ATGTTAGGAAAAACGTTATTTGATAAAATCTGGGATGCTCATGTAGTGAGTAGTATTGAAAATGGTCCTGATGTGCTGTATATCGATCGCCATTTTATTCACGAAGTGACCAGCCCCCAGGCATTTAATGGACTAGCCCAACGCGGAATCGGGGTGGCTCGCCCTAAACAAACGATTGCTACTGCTGACCATAATGTGCCGACCAAAGATCAGCATCTGCCGATTCAAGAGGCTCTTTCACGGACTCAGGTAAATAAACTGACTGAGAATTGCGAAAAGTTTGGGGTTGAACTATATGGGTTAGGTCATCCGTTTCAAGGCATTGTTCACGTAATTGGACCCGAGCTGGGGATTACCTTGCCAGGAATGACTATTGTGTGTGGCGATAGTCATACTTCTACCCACGGAGCGTTTGGCTCAGTAGCATTTGGCATTGGTACCAGTGAAGTAGAACAAGTGCTGGCTACTCAGTGTATCTTACAGACCAAGCCCAAAAAAATGAAGATTGAGGTGAATGGTGAACTGGGTGAAGGGGTATCTTCTAAGGATATTGTCTTATACATCATCGCTCAGATCACCGCTAGCGGAGGTACGGGCTATTTTGTAGAGTTTGCTGGGTCGGCTATTCGGAGTCTTTCTATGGAAGCTCGAATGACGATTTGCAATATGAGCATCGAGATGGGGGCTCGCGGTGGCATGATCGCTCCCGATGAAACTACCTTCGATTATATCCGAGGCCGAGAGTTTGCCCCTAAGGGCGAAGAGTTTGATCGGATGGTAGACTACTGGCGAACGTTACCGAGCGACCCTGATGCCGAATATGATGAAGTGCTAACATTTGATGCGACTGATATTACTCCGTTTATTACCTACGGCACTAATCCAGGAATGGGTATTAAAATTACCGATAGCGTACCTGCTATGGAGGATATACCGGAAGCCGAGCAAAACTCATTTGCTAAATCGCTGGACTACATGGCTTTAGAGCCTGGACAATCATTACTAGGTAAAAAAGTGAATTACGTATTTATCGGAAGTTGTACCAACTCCCGCATTGAAGATTTACGGAAAGTAGCTGATTTGGTGAAAGGACAACAAAAAGCTGCTCACGTCAACGCCATGATTATTCCTGGTTCAAAACAAGTTGAGCAACAAGCCCGCCAAGAGGGATTGGATAAAATTTTCGAGGAGGCTGGGTTTGAGTTGCGCCAACCTGGCTGCTCTGCTTGCCTCGGTATGAACGAAGACAAAGTGCCTAAGGGTGAATACTGTGTTTCCACATCCAACCGCAATTTTGAAGGTAGGCAGGGACCCGGTGCGCGAACTTTTCTAGCCAGTCCACTGACCGCGGCAGCTACGGCCATCAACGGATATATCACAGATGTTAGAGAGTTGCTAACTGAGTCAGAATTAGTTTGA
- the ilvB gene encoding biosynthetic-type acetolactate synthase large subunit, giving the protein MALVTEKAAKKLYDHPLHHDHEAENILIKETDQVVNGSEALILSLIEEEVDTIFGYPGGAIMPIYDALFHYREQLNHVLVRHEQGATHAAEGYAQMAKKPGVCFATSGPGATNLVTGIADAMLDSVPIVCITGQVAEPYLGTDAFQETDVMSLAMPITKWCYQVANPDEIPYIIAKAFYIARTGRPGPVLVDITKDAQMKDMSAPFTYEKRKQIKGYKPARAPREGDIAQAVELLNNAERPFLFAGHGILLSEAQEELKAFVEKSGIPVASTLLGLSAFPSEHPLYVGMLGMHGNYGPNILTNQADVIIAVGMRFDDRVTGNLERYAKQAKVIHIDIDHAEISKNVPATVGIIADAKAALVELTSHVKEKAYEAWLNEFAKCHEEEYQKVIQNDFTAEGECIKMGEVVRMLSEKTNGEGVVVADVGQHQMASARYSKFNKTDSWLTSGGLGTMGYALPSALGAKMGAPDRDVYAIIGDGCFQMTIQELGTIAQSGQPVKIIIMNNNYLGMVRQWQELFFDNRYSFVELTNPDFITIAKGFGIEGHQCNHADDLSASLDTLINSEQSYLLEVMVEKETNVFPMVPSGAGVDQIRLE; this is encoded by the coding sequence ATGGCATTAGTGACAGAAAAAGCAGCGAAGAAATTATATGATCATCCATTACATCATGATCATGAAGCGGAAAATATTCTGATTAAGGAGACCGATCAGGTAGTGAATGGTTCGGAAGCGTTAATACTTTCCCTGATTGAAGAAGAAGTAGATACTATCTTCGGTTATCCGGGTGGGGCGATCATGCCGATTTACGATGCCTTATTTCATTACCGGGAGCAACTGAATCATGTGCTGGTACGCCACGAACAGGGAGCAACTCATGCCGCGGAAGGATACGCCCAAATGGCGAAGAAACCGGGAGTTTGCTTTGCAACTTCCGGGCCGGGGGCAACCAATTTAGTAACCGGAATCGCTGATGCTATGCTCGATTCAGTACCTATTGTCTGTATTACCGGGCAAGTAGCCGAACCGTACCTAGGAACGGATGCCTTTCAGGAGACCGATGTTATGAGTTTGGCGATGCCTATCACTAAGTGGTGTTACCAAGTGGCTAACCCGGATGAGATCCCCTATATCATTGCCAAAGCGTTTTATATTGCTCGTACCGGTCGTCCGGGTCCAGTACTGGTTGATATTACGAAAGATGCTCAAATGAAGGATATGAGCGCGCCTTTCACTTACGAAAAACGCAAACAAATTAAGGGGTACAAGCCCGCTAGAGCTCCCAGAGAAGGGGATATTGCTCAGGCTGTTGAGCTACTTAACAATGCTGAACGTCCGTTTTTGTTCGCTGGCCACGGAATCTTACTTTCGGAAGCGCAGGAAGAGCTAAAGGCCTTCGTAGAAAAATCGGGTATTCCAGTAGCTAGTACGTTACTCGGGTTGTCGGCTTTCCCTTCGGAACATCCGCTGTACGTAGGGATGCTGGGTATGCACGGCAACTACGGCCCTAATATTCTTACCAATCAGGCCGATGTAATTATCGCCGTAGGAATGCGCTTTGACGATCGGGTAACCGGAAATCTGGAGCGGTACGCCAAGCAAGCTAAGGTAATTCATATCGATATTGACCATGCTGAGATCAGCAAAAACGTACCGGCCACCGTGGGTATTATTGCCGATGCTAAGGCAGCTTTGGTAGAGCTAACATCTCATGTAAAAGAAAAAGCCTACGAAGCATGGCTTAACGAATTTGCCAAGTGCCACGAGGAAGAATATCAAAAAGTTATTCAGAATGATTTCACCGCCGAGGGCGAGTGTATTAAGATGGGGGAAGTGGTGCGAATGTTGTCCGAAAAAACCAACGGGGAAGGAGTGGTTGTCGCTGATGTAGGGCAGCATCAGATGGCCTCAGCCCGTTACTCTAAATTTAATAAAACCGATAGCTGGCTTACTTCCGGAGGGTTAGGCACGATGGGCTACGCTTTGCCTTCGGCCTTAGGCGCGAAAATGGGGGCGCCCGACCGGGATGTATACGCTATTATTGGTGATGGTTGTTTTCAAATGACTATTCAGGAGCTAGGCACCATTGCTCAAAGCGGACAGCCTGTAAAAATTATTATCATGAATAATAATTATCTGGGTATGGTGCGGCAATGGCAAGAGCTGTTCTTCGATAATCGCTACTCCTTCGTAGAGCTAACCAATCCTGATTTTATCACCATTGCCAAGGGTTTTGGAATTGAGGGGCACCAGTGTAATCACGCCGATGATTTATCCGCTTCACTAGATACACTCATCAACTCCGAGCAGTCGTACTTGTTGGAGGTAATGGTAGAAAAAGAAACCAATGTATTCCCGATGGTACCTTCCGGAGCCGGAGTAGACCAAATACGATTAGAGTAA
- the ilvN gene encoding acetolactate synthase small subunit, whose amino-acid sequence MKRRYTIIVFTENNFGLLNRITIIFSRRRTNIESLTVSETERKGISRFTIVIDYDENKIQKLIQQIRKIIGVLFVFHNEDEQVFYGQIAYYKVATENLQAREEVMAIAHRHQARVAYSADDYVIIEKTGKKEDVITMLHLLEPHGILEFVKSGRIALVKDQYRFSQYAKNIGPEGWYSDEEFHELKDPERSAGVSY is encoded by the coding sequence ATGAAAAGACGTTACACAATCATCGTATTTACCGAAAATAATTTTGGGTTACTTAATCGTATCACCATTATCTTTTCGCGTCGTCGCACTAATATTGAAAGTCTCACTGTCTCCGAAACCGAACGAAAAGGAATTTCGCGCTTCACCATTGTAATTGACTACGACGAGAATAAAATCCAGAAGCTTATCCAGCAGATCCGGAAAATCATTGGGGTACTATTTGTCTTTCATAATGAAGATGAACAGGTCTTCTACGGGCAAATTGCCTACTACAAAGTGGCGACCGAGAATCTCCAGGCGCGAGAAGAGGTGATGGCAATTGCCCACCGTCATCAGGCGCGAGTAGCCTACTCGGCCGACGATTATGTTATCATTGAAAAAACCGGTAAAAAAGAGGATGTCATAACGATGCTGCATCTGCTGGAGCCACACGGTATTCTCGAGTTTGTCAAGTCGGGGCGAATCGCCTTGGTCAAAGACCAGTATCGCTTTAGCCAATATGCTAAAAACATCGGTCCCGAAGGTTGGTACTCCGACGAAGAATTTCATGAACTAAAAGACCCCGAACGCAGCGCAGGGGTAAGCTATTAA
- the ilvD gene encoding dihydroxy-acid dehydratase — MSNQLNKYSATITQDESLPAAQAMLYGVGLKDEDFSKAQVGIASTGYEGNTCNMHLNGFAQSIKESIQQHDLIGLVFHTIGVSDGMSMGTPGMRYSLPSRDIIADSIETVVQAQCYDAVVPVVGCDKNMPGAMMAMGRLNRPAILVYGGTISPGHYQGEDLNIVSAFEAYGKKITGDITPEDFKEVVKRSCPTAGACGGMYTANTMASAIEAMGMSLPYSSSNPATSTSKKEELKQVGSAIRHLLEQDLKPSDILTRQSFDNAMTLIMAMGGSTNAVLHLIAVAKSVGIQLTLKDFQEISDRTPYIADLKPSGKYLMEDLHNVGGIPAVMKLLLKEGYIHGDCLTVTGKSVAENLEELPGLFSDQKIIYPVGQPIKETGHLQMLFGNLAPEGSVAKITGKEGLTFEGTARVFNSEDAANEAIDQRKVQEGDVIVIRYEGPKGGPGMREMLKPTSAIMGAGLGNKVALITDGRFSGGTHGFVVGHITPEAYEGGPIGLLQDGDSILIDTENNQLRVHLSNEELAERKSQWQQPAPPETSGTLYKYLKLVASASEGCVTDKR, encoded by the coding sequence ATGAGTAACCAACTTAATAAGTACAGCGCAACCATTACGCAAGACGAATCCTTACCCGCTGCTCAAGCTATGCTTTACGGAGTGGGGCTAAAAGATGAAGATTTTTCTAAAGCTCAGGTGGGCATTGCCAGCACCGGCTATGAGGGGAACACTTGTAATATGCACCTAAACGGCTTTGCCCAAAGTATCAAAGAATCCATCCAGCAGCACGATCTGATTGGTTTGGTTTTCCATACAATTGGAGTAAGCGACGGAATGTCAATGGGCACCCCGGGTATGCGTTATTCACTCCCTTCCCGGGATATTATTGCTGATTCTATTGAGACCGTAGTACAGGCGCAGTGCTACGATGCCGTAGTACCCGTTGTAGGCTGCGACAAAAATATGCCGGGGGCCATGATGGCAATGGGGCGATTAAACCGTCCGGCGATTTTAGTATACGGTGGCACCATTAGCCCGGGACATTACCAGGGAGAGGATTTGAATATTGTCTCAGCCTTTGAGGCTTACGGTAAGAAAATTACCGGTGATATTACTCCCGAAGATTTCAAAGAAGTAGTAAAGCGATCGTGCCCAACCGCGGGAGCGTGTGGCGGTATGTATACTGCTAATACGATGGCATCGGCTATTGAGGCAATGGGTATGAGTTTGCCTTACAGCTCTTCTAATCCGGCGACAAGTACCAGTAAAAAGGAAGAGTTAAAGCAAGTTGGTTCGGCTATTCGGCACCTGCTGGAACAAGATCTGAAGCCTTCGGATATATTGACTCGTCAATCATTTGACAATGCCATGACCTTGATAATGGCGATGGGTGGTTCTACCAATGCGGTACTACATCTAATTGCGGTCGCTAAAAGCGTGGGCATTCAGCTTACATTGAAAGACTTTCAGGAGATAAGTGATCGCACCCCGTATATCGCTGATCTGAAGCCCAGTGGTAAATACCTGATGGAGGATCTGCACAATGTTGGCGGAATCCCGGCCGTAATGAAACTACTGTTGAAGGAAGGATATATCCACGGTGACTGTCTAACCGTAACCGGAAAGTCCGTGGCTGAAAACCTGGAAGAGCTACCTGGTTTGTTTAGCGATCAGAAAATTATTTATCCCGTAGGCCAGCCTATCAAAGAAACGGGACATTTACAAATGCTGTTCGGAAATCTGGCTCCCGAAGGTTCAGTAGCTAAAATTACAGGGAAGGAAGGACTAACGTTTGAAGGTACGGCACGAGTCTTTAATAGTGAGGATGCTGCCAACGAAGCAATTGATCAGCGGAAAGTACAGGAAGGTGATGTGATCGTCATTCGTTATGAAGGGCCTAAAGGCGGACCAGGTATGCGAGAAATGCTAAAACCAACTTCGGCTATTATGGGAGCCGGGTTAGGTAATAAAGTAGCATTAATTACTGACGGACGGTTTTCCGGTGGAACACACGGTTTCGTAGTGGGGCATATTACCCCGGAAGCCTACGAAGGTGGGCCAATTGGACTGTTGCAAGACGGAGATTCCATCCTGATTGATACCGAAAATAATCAACTCAGGGTGCACTTAAGTAACGAAGAACTAGCCGAACGAAAAAGCCAGTGGCAGCAACCTGCCCCACCGGAAACATCAGGTACACTCTACAAATATTTAAAACTAGTGGCATCAGCTTCTGAAGGATGTGTCACTGACAAACGATAA
- a CDS encoding 2-isopropylmalate synthase, producing MKQRIYIFDTTLRDGEQVPGAKLNPEEKLVLAQQLEKLGVDIIEAGFPISSPQDFNAVKTIAESLKRSTVCALARGLDADIDTAARAVENAANPRIHTFISVSDIHIEHQMRKTRDEVLKMVDHAVSRAKKYCDNVEFSPMDASRADIDYLIKFTKVAIDAGATTINLPDTVGYAIPEEWGAMCKRMVEEIPAFKDEVVMSMHTHDDLGLATANAIAGVVNGARQIECTLNGVGERAGNCSLEEVVMIINSRYKDRFETGINTKELVPTSQMVSSTMHLTVQANKAIVGANAFAHSSGIHQDGIIKMRENFEIIDPATVGAEGSAIVLTARSGRHALLYKLRELGYEVDKEDVNDVYQQFLELADREKEVSDSALKNMMEDLVTQ from the coding sequence ATGAAGCAACGGATTTACATATTTGACACTACATTACGCGACGGCGAGCAGGTGCCCGGAGCTAAGTTAAACCCGGAAGAGAAGCTGGTCTTAGCTCAGCAACTGGAAAAGTTAGGAGTTGACATTATTGAAGCGGGGTTCCCTATATCATCGCCCCAAGATTTTAATGCCGTAAAAACCATCGCCGAAAGCCTGAAAAGATCTACGGTTTGCGCGCTAGCCCGAGGGTTAGATGCCGATATTGATACTGCTGCTCGGGCAGTAGAAAATGCGGCGAATCCGCGTATTCATACCTTCATCTCCGTATCGGATATTCATATTGAGCACCAGATGCGGAAGACCCGCGACGAAGTGCTGAAGATGGTAGACCATGCCGTAAGCCGGGCGAAAAAATACTGCGATAACGTAGAGTTCTCGCCGATGGATGCCTCCCGGGCGGATATTGATTATCTTATTAAATTCACCAAAGTAGCTATTGATGCCGGAGCTACTACCATCAATCTACCCGATACGGTGGGCTACGCAATTCCTGAAGAATGGGGCGCGATGTGCAAGCGGATGGTAGAGGAGATTCCGGCGTTCAAAGATGAAGTGGTGATGAGTATGCACACCCACGACGATCTCGGATTGGCTACTGCCAATGCCATTGCGGGAGTGGTTAATGGTGCCCGACAGATTGAATGTACGCTAAATGGGGTAGGCGAGCGGGCTGGGAACTGCTCACTAGAAGAGGTAGTCATGATTATTAACAGTCGTTATAAGGATCGTTTCGAGACTGGAATTAATACCAAAGAGCTAGTGCCTACCAGCCAAATGGTATCATCGACCATGCACCTCACCGTACAAGCGAATAAAGCTATTGTTGGGGCAAATGCGTTTGCCCACTCCTCCGGTATTCACCAAGATGGTATTATTAAGATGCGGGAGAACTTTGAGATTATTGATCCGGCTACGGTAGGAGCCGAAGGTTCGGCGATTGTACTCACCGCCCGCAGTGGTCGTCATGCTTTGCTATATAAACTTCGGGAGTTAGGCTACGAAGTAGACAAAGAAGATGTCAATGATGTTTACCAGCAATTTTTAGAACTAGCCGATCGCGAAAAAGAAGTGTCTGATTCCGCGCTGAAGAATATGATGGAAGACTTAGTAACTCAATGA
- the leuB gene encoding 3-isopropylmalate dehydrogenase, with protein MQKKIAVLAGDGIGPEVTKQALKVLRAIERAFDHEFTYEEGLVGAAAIDETGNPFPKETEKLCLKADAILFGAIGHPKYDNDPNAKVRPEQGLLAMRKKLGLYSNVRPIKSYPAISEISPLKANIIEGVDFVVFRELTSGIYFGEPRGRNESGDVAFDTCIYSKEEIRRISKLAFEAAMKRKKKVTLVDKANVLATSRLWRETVREYSQDFPEVKLDYMYIDNAAMKLIQNPSVFDVVLTENMFGDILTDAASVITGSLGMLPSASMGEKVALFEPIHGSYPEVAGQLRANPIGAILSAAMMLNYAFDMVEESNAIKAAVQQVLDDGEVTEDINHDNPLSTKEVGDKIATLVYASNSVNA; from the coding sequence ATGCAAAAGAAAATAGCAGTACTAGCCGGAGATGGAATCGGGCCGGAAGTAACCAAACAAGCCCTAAAGGTATTGCGAGCCATAGAGCGAGCGTTTGATCATGAGTTCACCTACGAAGAAGGCTTGGTAGGAGCTGCAGCCATTGACGAAACCGGTAATCCTTTTCCGAAAGAGACGGAGAAGCTTTGCCTGAAAGCAGATGCTATACTCTTCGGGGCTATTGGTCATCCCAAGTACGATAATGATCCCAACGCCAAAGTACGGCCGGAGCAAGGGCTGCTGGCAATGCGAAAAAAATTGGGGTTGTACAGCAACGTACGCCCTATTAAAAGCTACCCAGCCATTAGTGAAATTTCACCGCTGAAGGCCAATATTATAGAAGGCGTCGACTTTGTAGTGTTTCGGGAGCTAACCAGTGGAATTTATTTTGGTGAGCCTCGAGGACGTAATGAAAGTGGTGATGTTGCTTTTGATACCTGCATATACAGCAAGGAAGAAATCCGCCGTATCAGTAAATTAGCTTTTGAAGCAGCCATGAAGCGTAAGAAGAAAGTGACGTTGGTAGATAAAGCCAATGTGTTAGCCACTTCTCGTTTGTGGAGAGAAACGGTGCGGGAATACAGTCAAGATTTTCCAGAGGTCAAACTAGACTACATGTATATTGATAATGCGGCGATGAAGCTTATTCAGAACCCCAGTGTATTTGATGTAGTGCTTACCGAAAATATGTTCGGGGATATTCTAACTGATGCAGCATCGGTTATTACCGGATCGCTAGGTATGCTGCCCTCGGCCTCAATGGGCGAAAAGGTAGCTTTGTTTGAGCCTATCCACGGATCATACCCCGAAGTGGCGGGGCAGCTACGAGCAAACCCCATCGGAGCAATACTTTCGGCAGCAATGATGCTAAATTACGCCTTCGATATGGTAGAAGAAAGTAACGCTATTAAAGCGGCGGTGCAGCAAGTGCTGGATGATGGTGAGGTAACCGAAGATATTAATCACGATAACCCGCTTTCAACTAAGGAAGTAGGTGATAAAATTGCCACGCTGGTTTACGCCAGCAATAGTGTAAATGCATAA
- the leuD gene encoding 3-isopropylmalate dehydratase small subunit, translating to MDKFKTLTSTIVPLPMQNVDTDQIIPARFLKATTREGFGDNLFRDWRYDEQGTPKDGFILNDPNVRGEILVAGKNFGSGSSREHAAWAIYDHGFKAVVSSFFADIFKNNALNNGLLPVQVSEGFLQKIFNQYETEADTELRIDLTDQRITLLDTEDSESFDINPYKKYCLENGYDDIDYLLSQREKIEKFEAQTLYSV from the coding sequence ATGGATAAATTCAAAACACTCACTTCTACTATTGTTCCGCTACCAATGCAGAACGTAGATACCGACCAAATTATTCCGGCTCGCTTTCTGAAAGCAACGACTCGGGAAGGCTTCGGCGATAATTTGTTTCGTGATTGGCGGTACGATGAGCAGGGTACCCCCAAAGATGGTTTTATATTGAACGATCCTAATGTGAGGGGCGAAATACTGGTAGCAGGCAAGAACTTCGGAAGTGGTTCTAGTCGAGAGCACGCTGCCTGGGCCATTTACGATCACGGGTTTAAAGCAGTAGTTTCTAGCTTCTTTGCCGATATTTTTAAAAATAATGCGTTGAACAACGGACTGCTTCCGGTGCAGGTAAGCGAAGGCTTTCTACAAAAAATATTCAACCAGTACGAAACAGAAGCTGATACTGAGCTGCGTATTGACCTGACCGACCAACGTATCACCCTATTGGATACGGAAGATTCTGAATCGTTCGATATTAATCCGTATAAAAAATACTGTCTGGAAAATGGCTACGACGATATAGACTATCTATTAAGCCAGCGAGAAAAAATAGAAAAATTTGAAGCGCAAACACTTTATTCAGTCTAA
- the ilvC gene encoding ketol-acid reductoisomerase — MATINFGGVDESVITREEYPLSKALETLKDETIAIIGYGVQGPAQGLNMRDNGFNVIVGQRKDSKTYQKAIEDGWVEGETLFPIEEACERGTIICNLLSDAGQIAVWPTMKKYLTDGKALVFSHGFGVTFHEETSIIPPDNVDVMLVAPKGSGTSVRRLFLDGKGINSSYAIFQDVTGKAKERILAVGIGVGSGYLFETTFQKEVYSDLTGERGILMGALAGVMEAQYNLLRSKGHSPSESFNETVEELTQSLIRLVGENGMDWMYANCSTTAQRGALDWKDRFRDAVKPVFNDLYESVETGNEARITIERNSQSDYREKLQVELDELKESEMWQAGSKVRELRP; from the coding sequence ATGGCAACGATTAATTTTGGTGGTGTAGACGAAAGCGTTATCACCCGCGAAGAATATCCTCTCTCCAAAGCGTTAGAAACATTAAAAGACGAAACCATCGCAATAATTGGCTACGGAGTGCAAGGACCAGCACAAGGGTTAAATATGCGTGACAATGGTTTCAACGTGATTGTCGGTCAGCGAAAAGATTCAAAAACCTACCAGAAAGCCATTGAAGACGGCTGGGTGGAAGGTGAAACGCTATTTCCGATTGAAGAAGCTTGCGAGCGCGGTACTATCATTTGCAACCTCCTTTCCGATGCCGGACAAATCGCCGTCTGGCCTACTATGAAGAAATACTTAACCGATGGAAAAGCCCTCGTATTTTCCCACGGCTTTGGGGTAACCTTCCACGAAGAAACCAGCATTATTCCTCCGGATAATGTAGATGTAATGCTGGTTGCTCCTAAGGGTTCTGGTACCAGTGTACGCCGACTGTTCTTAGACGGAAAAGGTATCAACTCTAGCTACGCTATTTTCCAAGATGTAACCGGAAAAGCGAAGGAGCGCATCCTAGCGGTTGGTATTGGAGTCGGCTCAGGCTACTTGTTTGAGACTACCTTCCAGAAAGAAGTGTACAGTGATTTAACCGGTGAGCGGGGCATTCTAATGGGAGCTTTAGCCGGAGTAATGGAAGCCCAGTACAATCTACTACGCAGCAAAGGTCATTCTCCTAGCGAATCATTCAACGAAACAGTAGAAGAGCTCACTCAGAGTCTGATCCGATTGGTTGGTGAAAACGGTATGGACTGGATGTACGCCAACTGTTCTACTACTGCCCAGCGAGGTGCGTTAGACTGGAAAGATCGCTTCCGCGATGCGGTAAAACCGGTCTTCAATGATCTGTACGAAAGCGTAGAAACTGGCAATGAAGCCCGTATCACCATCGAGCGCAACAGTCAGTCTGACTACCGAGAAAAACTTCAGGTAGAATTAGATGAGCTAAAAGAATCTGAAATGTGGCAAGCCGGCAGCAAAGTCCGCGAGCTACGTCCTTAA
- a CDS encoding O-methyltransferase, translating into MMNGSIASRIPHLYSEIEERTKKVEFDMPSDQSVGSLLRTLVASKPNGRFLEIGTGTGLALSWILDGMNARSEVISIDNNPELIEVASEAFVGYNRVQLVCADGKQWIKQYEGGKFDVIFADSWPGKYSAIDETLNLLKLGGFYVIDDMMFQSNWPEGHQQKAETLTDYLENREDLYLTKMNWSTGIIIATKI; encoded by the coding sequence ATGATGAACGGTTCAATTGCTTCACGTATTCCTCACCTCTATTCAGAAATAGAAGAGCGAACAAAAAAGGTAGAATTTGATATGCCTTCTGACCAGTCAGTTGGCTCTCTATTAAGGACACTGGTTGCTTCCAAACCAAATGGACGCTTCTTAGAGATAGGCACCGGAACGGGCTTAGCTCTATCCTGGATTTTAGATGGCATGAATGCTCGGTCGGAAGTTATCTCAATTGATAATAATCCAGAGCTAATAGAGGTTGCTTCCGAAGCTTTTGTAGGATATAACCGAGTTCAGTTAGTTTGCGCTGATGGTAAGCAGTGGATTAAACAGTACGAAGGCGGAAAATTCGATGTGATCTTTGCGGATTCATGGCCAGGAAAATATAGTGCGATCGATGAAACGCTCAATCTGCTAAAGTTAGGTGGATTTTACGTGATTGATGATATGATGTTTCAGTCCAACTGGCCAGAAGGACATCAGCAAAAGGCAGAAACCTTAACTGATTATCTTGAGAACAGAGAAGATCTATATCTGACCAAAATGAATTGGTCAACTGGAATTATTATCGCTACTAAGATATAA